The nucleotide sequence AGGGTGATGTTCTCAAACGTCCATTTGCTGCCGCGCTGCTGGTCGTCGACGATCAGGTTGCCGTTCTTCAGACCGATCTCGTTGAGGTTCTGACCATCCAGACCAGTCATGCTCAGGCTGTCGAGCCAGTCGAGACCGGCGAGAATTCCATTCTGGGCACTGCTCGTGGCCGCCGCGGCGGGCGCGCTGGGGCTGGACGAGGTACCGGGCGCCACCGACGCGGGCGGCGACGCAGCTTCCGTACGCGGGAAGGTCGGCGGCAGGCCCGCTTCCGTCTTCGACGCGACGCCGGTTGCCAGAGGTTTTGCGGTGTCGCCGGCCGACACCGTGACGGCCCCGTCAGGCGCGATGCGGATCGCCAGCTCGGCATCGACGAGGTTGAGGCTTTCGGCACGCAGCCGGCCCATCAACAGCGCCGTGCCCGACAGCTTCACCTCCGCCTTCGGCGCGCTGGCGACGATGGCCTGGTCGCGGTCGCGGACGATGATGTCGCGGATGCGCACGGCGATGCGGACACGACCGGCCCGCTCGATCTGCGTGCCGCCGACCTCCACAGTGTTGCCATTGCCGATATTGTCTTCGATAGCCGCCGCGAGCCAAGGCGTTGCGATATCGAGATTGATGGGGCCGGCACCGAGCCGCCACCACAGCGCGCCGAAACAGCCGACGACGATGACGACGAGGGCGCCGACGACGATGGCCAGCCGCTTCAACCAGCGATCGGCGGCCAGCCACCGCCGGAACGACCCCAACCCATCACCGACGCGGTGGAAGCCCGAATTGGAACGCGACAACAGCCGACGGGCACGATTGCCCGCCGCCTCCTCCTGATCCGGATCCCAGTCGGCCTCGTCCCATTCCAGCGGCTCTTGTACGCCGCCGCGCCGATCGTAATCCCGATAATGATCCTGGGGCGACGTATTCCTTGCCATTGCCTCTCGATACAGGCGCCCATCATAGGATTGAGCGCCGCCGGGGCCGCACCCGTCGACGGGGATCGAAGTCCCCTTCGCCGGGATTGCCGCCATTCCTCGAATGTTCCTGCTGTTCGTCATTTCGCCCCGGGAGCGCGTTCAACGAGCAGTGGGGTGGTGCCTGGAATTCCTTGTAACCATATTCCCGCGCCGTCAGACTTACCCAGCCGAGGGCGCGAATCCGCCGCATCTGACGAGAGCTGCAATACCCCTTTGGTTGACCCGTCGAAAGCGTCGAAAGGAAGGCGTATGTCCAAGAAATCCCGAAAGAAATCGTCCAAAACGGCCTCCGGCGGTCCGACGGCTAAGAAGAAGACCGCGAAATTGCGGGCATCGGCACAAACAAAGTCCGCGAAAACGCAGCGGACGCCAGCAAGCAAATCAAGCAAAGCACCAGCAAAAGCAGCATCGCATAAGGCCGCATCGAAACGGTTAAGATCTTCTGAATCCCTAGCCCAGCCTGCGACCGCAGCCAAACCCGTTTTGGCCGAGGGTCAGAAGGCGCCTGCCTTCCGCCTGCCCCGCGACGGCGGCGGCGTAGCCACGCTATCGGACTATGCCGGCCGCAAGCTCGTCCTGTTCTTCTATCCCCGAGCCGACACGCCCGGCTGCACCCGCGAGGCCATCGACTTCACGCGCCTTGCGGACGCGTTCGCGCAAGCCGGCACGGTCGTGCTCGGCATCTCCGCCGATCCGGTCAAGGCCCAGGAGAAGTTCCGCGACAAGCACAAGCTCGGCGTTCCCCTGATCTCGGATGAGACCCACGAGATGCTGGAGGCGTATGGCGCCTGGGGCGAAAAATCCATGTACGGCAAAACCTTCCTGGGGATTCTTCGTACGACCGTGCTGATCGGCGCCGACGGTCGGGTGGCCAAGATCTGGCGCAATGTCCGCGTCGATGGCCATGCGGACGACGTACTCGCGACGGCAAGAAGTCTTTAACCAGGCCCTCGAATTCGAGTGTTCCCGTTTCCGGAAAATTAACCATGAACAGCCCAGATTGCTGCGGCAATTAGGCCGCAAGGAACCGTTCCGACCGGCGCGGGAGTGCCGATGTCGAAAAGTTCTGCCCAATACTCGCAGTACCCCCAACATCATCCCCACGATCACGGACGATCCTTCCATCGTCGCCCCGCCGCCGCAGCGGCGGCAGCCGCGATTCCCCTCCCCGCAGCCGATGACGCCTACACCCTCGTCCACGCCGGCAAGCAGGTGCGCTTCGGGCCGGTGGTGTTCTGGATCGTGGTCGGCACCGTCGTGCTGCTCGGGCTCTGGTCGGCGGCGACCGCCACCTATTTCGCTTTCCGTGACGACGTCCTGACCCGGCTGATCGCCCGTCAGGCCGAGATGCAATACGCCTATGAGGACCGGATCGCCGAGCTGCGAGCCAAGGTGGACCGCACCACCAGCCGGCAGTTGCTCGACCAGGAGCAGTTCGACCAGAAGCTCGACCAGATCATGAAGCGCCAGACGGCGCTGGAGTCCCGGGCGACGGCGCTCGGCGCCATGCCCGACGTGACCGGATCGATTCCCCGCTCCGCTCCTCAACGCGGCGATTCGAACCAGGGCGTGGTGCAGGGCACGCCAAAACCTTCGCCGATCAGCGATACCGTCATCTTCGTGGCACCGCCGGATCGCGAAGCGCGGCTCGAGTCGCGCGCGCCGACCGTCGTGGCCGCGCCGGTCAATCAGTTCGCCAGGAACCAGGGTTTCGACAATGTCCTGGTCCGGCTCCAGACCTCGCTAGATCAGGTGGAACGCCGCCAGATGGCGGCGCTCAGCGCCGTCGAGGACGGTATGGAATCACGTGTGCGGCGGATGCGCGGCGTCGTCAGCGATCTCGGCCTGAACCTCGCCAGTCTCGAGGCCGCCGTTCCACGCACGGCGATGGGTGGACCTTTTGTACCCGTCAAGCTGACCGCGAATGCCGGGCCGTTCGAGAAGCAACTCTATCGCATCAACGTCACCCGCACCGAGATGGACCGGCTCAATCGTACGCTGGCGCTCGTGCCCTATCGCAAGCCCGTCATCGGCGAGGTCGAATTCACCTCCGGCTTCGGCGTACGCAGCGACCCCTTTCTCGGCCGGCCGGCAATGCACACCGGGCTCGACTTCCGCGCCGCCAGCGGCGATCCCGTTCGCGTCACCGCTAACGGCAAGGTGGTCTCCGCCGGCTGGTCCGGCGGCTACGGCCGCATGGTCGAGGTCGATCACGGCAACGGGCTTTCGACCCGCTACGGCCATCTCTCCGAGATCAACGTGAAGGTCGGCGAGATCGTGAAGATCGGCCAGGTCGTCGGTCTTGTCGGATCGACGGGACGTTCGACTGGCCCGCATCTGCATTACGAAACCCGCATCGACGGAGAGGCGGTCGATCCGCAAAAATTCCTGCGCGCCGGTGTCCGCCTGAGCGCGGGCTGAGCCAAAAGCCTGACGCGTCAACGCGCGCGGCTGTCGCGCCCGACGCTAGCGCCGGCCGCCCCCCATCCCTCCGCCGGGTCCGCCGAAGCCGCCACCACCCATTCCACCGCCAGGCCCCATTGGCCCGCCGGGCGGTCCCATGCCGCCAGGTCCTGACGGAGCGCCGGGGCCCGAAGGCACCGGGCCCGGGCCGGGTCCGGGCGCAGAACCGGTCCCGGGGGCACCAGGCGCAGGCTGGCCGCCGGCCGGCGGCCTGCCGCTTCCGGGATTCAGGATCGAGCTGCCCGGGGCGCGGCCCGGCGCGCCGGGGTTTCGTCCAGGTGACGGCATCGGCGATCCCGGGAATTGGCCGACCGCTTGCGCGGAATCGATCTGCAGGCCGCGCGAGCGATCGAATGCGCCGCTGACCACCATGCGGGCTTCGCCCGCCGCCGGCCCGAAGCGCGATCCGTCGTGGGCCACGAGCCCGGAGCCAAACTGCAGGTTCGAGCCCACCCGCTGCACATAGGCCTCGATCGACAGCCGGTTCGCGCCGACGAGATCGGAGAAGTCGTCGATGCGGGTGCGCGCCGCCTGCATCACCCCCCGGCTCGTGCTGCCTTCGATCTGCACGCGTTGGCCGACGAGCAAGGGATCCACGCCGCTCAGCTTCAACCCGCCGATGTGCAAGCCGTCCGGGCCACGCTCGACCAGACCAGTGACCCGCGCGGATGCACCGCGCCGTTGCTCGACGAGGCTTGCGACGATCACGCCGTCGGTGCGGCGCAGGCCGTGCACGGCAACCTCGGTGCCTGCGCGGCGCCAGCTCTCCTTGCCGCTCGACAGCACCTTCTGGCCCAGCACGGTCAGCTCGTTGCCCTTCACCGCTTCGATCGGGCCGGAGACTTCGCTCGCAATGGTGATGCTGCGGGTGGCAAGCGTGCCGTCGGCCTGCCGCATCGCGACGACGCGCGCGAGCTGGCCGATGCGCAAGGCCCTGGCGCTGGCCGCCTCGCCGTCGATGCGGACGGGCACGTCGCTCGCATAGGTGATGCGCTCGCCGTTGACGTAGATGCTGCCGAAGCGCTGGATCACACCGACGATGCCGGTGCCGCCGATGCCATGATCGTCGCCGCGCGAGATTCCGGTGCCGCCGATGCCCTGGTCGGTGCCGCGCTTGACCTGCGCGCGGGCAATGGCCGTTCCGGCGAGCCAAAAGCCCGTCAGCAGCAGACGGCGTGAGACGAGCGGCGTCCGGCGGCTCATGACGAACTGCCTTCGTGCCCGTCGCTATCGTCGTCGGCATCTTCGGAATAAATGTAGATGCCGAAATTCCAGCGGGCGTCGCCGCCCTTGTCCTTGGCAAGCGCGCGGTTCGCCTCGCGGTTGGCGGTCTTCAGCGCGTCCATGGCAAGCTCGCGCGAGCGCGCCTCGAGGCGCCTCGCAAGCTTCGGCGAGATATTGTTGTAGTGCACGGCGCGCTCGAGGAAACGCGGCGCTGGCCCCGACACGTTCTGGGCGGCGGCCGCGATATGGTCATGCAAATTGCGACCGAGATAGTGCCATTTGCTGTCGTCCTCGCCGGATGGGACGAAGGCCGCCTCCACCAGCTCGATCTCGTCGTCGCCGTTGATGGTGACGAGCTTGCGGTCGAGCCATTCGTCGAGCACCGCGCGCGGTCGCACGTCCTTGGTGACGGAGGCGACGAGCTGCTCGAATGACGGCGCCTCGCCCTCGGCGGTGCGCGGCAGTGCCAGCGGCTCCCCCTTCGCATCGGTGAATTCGGGCGCGGCGAGCCACCGCGCGATCACCGCGCTCGTCAGCGAGACCGCCGCCGGCGCCTCGTGCACCGGCGCGCCGGCGCCGCGCAGCCGTGCCACCTCCTTGCGGTGGATTCCCGTGAGCAGGCTGACGCGACTGTCGGTCTGCTCCTTTCCTTCCAGCGCGAAATCGTGCTCGGCGACGTTGATGAAGAGCTCGCGCAGGAGCTGCGCCAGGGCCGGGAACGTCATGCCGCTGCGGATGCACAGCCGCACCAATGGCCGCAGCAGCCGCGCCAGCGGCGCGTGCAGCTTGGCGGCGGCGTTCGGCTGCGGCGCCGCTGCCTTGGTCCCGGGCTTGGCATTCATGTCTGAATTGTAGCGATGCAATCCGTGGGACACAATCCCACTTTTTCCTACTAGCCGATTGACGTGGTAAATTTTCCCACATATACGAGACGCCACTGAGGGCGCGACTTGAAGGGACTTTGACCATGGCCGACCGCTTGGCCCGCATTTCCAGCTCACCGCGTGCCGTTCCGCTTCTCCAGCACGGTCATCGCGATCGGGTCGAGCCGCCGCTGCTGGCGCTCGTGCGGGTCGTGATTTTCATGTCGTTGGTGGCCGCGCCGTTCGTCGCAGCGCTTCTCGCAGGTTGATCGCCATCATGAACCCCACCAGCGAAACCGCGCGCCGCCCGTCGGTGCTGCACATCTTCAAGATTTACTATCCCGACCTGTTCGGCGGCACGCTCACGGTGATCCGCGACATCTGCGCCAGCCTGAAGGACCGCTTCGACTCCGCCGTGCTGGTCTGCTCGCAATCGGCCAAGCGCCACGAGGTCGTTGGCGACGTCGAGGTCGAGCGCGTGCGCTCGTTCGGCAATTTGCTGTCGCTGCCGGCCGCCCCGGCCTACCCCTGGCGGCTGTGGCGCCGCATCGCAGACCATGACCTGCTCGCGCTTCACGCGCCCTTCCCGCTCGCCGACCTCGTCTTCGCCCTCGGCTTCGGCCGCAAGCGGCCGCTGGTCGTGCACTGGCACGCCGACATCGTCACCCATGCCGGCCTGCGCTGGTTCGTCCAGCCCCTGATGCGGCGGACGCTACGGCACGCCAAAGCCATCATCGTGTCCGACCGCGTGCTGGTCGAGAACACGCCGCTGCTCCGTGAATTCGAAGACAAATGCCATGTCGTGCCGTTCGGCATCGACACCACGACCTACGACTGGCCGAAGATCGAGCCGCACCACGTCAACGATCGCGGCCGCCTCGTACTCGCCTGCGGCCGCCTCGTTCCCTACAAGGGGTTCGACGTCCTAATCCGCGCCGCCGTCAACCGAACGTTCGAGGTCTGGATCATCGGCGAAGGCGTCGAGCGGCCGCGGCTCGAGCAACTGATCCGGGAGCTTGGCGTCGGCGACCGTGTCCGCCTGCTCGGCTCGGTGAATGACTGCGAGCGCATCAAGCTGATGTGCATGTCCGACGTCTTCGTGATGCCGTCGGTGACCAATGCCGAGACCTTCGGCCTCGCCCAATTGGAGGCCATGGCCGCCGGCCGCCCCGTCGTCAACACGGCGCTGGATACCGCAGTGCCCCACGTCGCACGTCATGGCAGGGAGGCGATCACGGTGCCGCCCGGCGATGCCGAGAAGCTCGGTGACGCCATCGACACGCTGATCCGCGATCCCGAGCGCCGCCGCCGCATGGGCCTGTCGGCGCGGACGCGGGCCGTGACCCGGTATTCCGCCACGTCCTTCAAGGAGGGCATGGAAGCCGTCTATCGCGACGCGATCGGCGCGCCGTGCAATCAGGCGGCGCCTGCGGCGGGGTGGCTGGATTCGGTCCGGATCGCGGCGGCGCTGGCCTGGTCCGACATGCGCCACCGCTATGTGCGCTCGCTGTTCGGTCCGTTCTGGATGTCGCTGCAGATGGCAATCGTGGTCGGGGTGCTGGGTTCGGTCATCGGCCAGATGTCCAATGCCGGCGTGCTGGCACGGCTGCCCATGCTCGCGTTGTCGATGACGGCATGGACCTTCCTCAACGGCGTCGTGCTCGACGCGACTACGGCCCTGCAGGGCTCGGCAAGCCTGATCCGCGATCGCGCGCTGCCGCCGGTGATCTTCCTGCTGCAATGCACGTTCCGCCAGGCGCTGTTCGCACTGCATAACGCCTGCGTCCCGCTCATCCTTTGGCTCGTCCTGACCCCGCGCAACGTCTCCGGCGCGCTCGAAGCGGTGCCCGGTTTGCTCCTGTTCATTGTCTGCACGTTTGCGCTCAGTCTCGTCCTCGGCGCGATGGCGACGCGCTATCGCGACCTCAAGCCGATTATCGAATCGACGCTGATGCTGGCCTTCCTGTCCTCGCCGGTGATCTGGTCGTCCGACATGATCAGTCACCGCTCGACGGTGATGCGGCTCAATCCGCTGACGCATCTGTTCGCGGTCTGGCGCGAGCCGCTCGTGGGCGGTCACGTCGATACGACCAGCATCGTCTATGTCCTGGTCGCGCTGGCGCTGCTGAGCCTTGCGAGCGCACTGACGCTGGTTCAACTGCGCAAAGCCGCTTTCTGGATCTGATGCATGGTCTCGATCAGCCTGCGCAACGTCTGTCTCGACTATCCGCTCTACGGCGCCTACGACTACTCGCTGAAGCGGCGGCTGCTCGGCCGCCTCATCCGCGAGCCGGGCGAGATGCGGATCATCCGCGCCGTCGACAACGTCTCGATCGAGGCGGAAGCGGGCAGCCGCATCGGCCTCGCCGGCCCCAACGGCTCCGGCAAGTCGACGCTGCTGCGCCTCATCGCTGGCGTCTATCCGCCGAGCAGCGGCAGCGTCGCGATCAAGGGCAACGTCGTCCCCCTGCTTGGCCTCAACGCCGGCGTCAACCTGGATTTCGTGGCGGAGGACAACATCGCTCTCTTGCTCCGGATCAGCGGACGCAAGCCGAGCCGCGCGGTGATCGACGAGATCTGGGCGTTCACCGAGCTTGAGGAGCGCATGCAACGCCTGCCCCTGCGCATGTTCTCCTCGGGCATGCTGATGCGCGTCCTGTTCGCGACCGCCACTGCCTTTCCGGCCGACATCCTCCTGCTCGACGAGTGGCTGAGCGTGGTCGACGAACATTTCGCCGAAAAGGCGCAGAGGCGACTCCTCAACCTGGTCTCGCAGGCCGCCATCGTGATCATCGCCTCGCACGACCAGCCGCTGCTGCAGCGCACGTGCACCAGAATCATCAATCTCGATCATGGCCGTATTGCCTCGACCGTCGCCGTCGAGCCGACGTCCGGGTCCAATTTTGAGCTCCGCGAGAAGCGCGCATGAAGCAGAATATCCTTGTCGTCTCCGAAGCGCTCGGCGAGCCGAACCACAAGCGCGGCATCTTTCACTTCACGCGCGAGCTGATGCGCTCGCTCGCGGCCGAGGGCCACGAGCTCACGCTGCTCGTTGAAACCACGCGGCGCTACCGCAAGCTGCGCCGGCGCGAGCAGCGCACACGGCTGTTTCCGGCGCGGTCGCACAATATCGAGCTGCTCGCCCTCTATCGCTTCCTCGACGAGGTCAACATGAGCGAGCCGGTCGCGCGGGGCGGCCTGCGGCGCACGCTCGACTGGCTCAGGCATCGCCTCACCATGTCGGTATCGTGGGAATACACGGCCTGCTTCCTGCGCG is from Bradyrhizobium sp. ISRA430 and encodes:
- a CDS encoding peroxiredoxin; translation: MSKKSRKKSSKTASGGPTAKKKTAKLRASAQTKSAKTQRTPASKSSKAPAKAASHKAASKRLRSSESLAQPATAAKPVLAEGQKAPAFRLPRDGGGVATLSDYAGRKLVLFFYPRADTPGCTREAIDFTRLADAFAQAGTVVLGISADPVKAQEKFRDKHKLGVPLISDETHEMLEAYGAWGEKSMYGKTFLGILRTTVLIGADGRVAKIWRNVRVDGHADDVLATARSL
- a CDS encoding peptidoglycan DD-metalloendopeptidase family protein, giving the protein MSKSSAQYSQYPQHHPHDHGRSFHRRPAAAAAAAAIPLPAADDAYTLVHAGKQVRFGPVVFWIVVGTVVLLGLWSAATATYFAFRDDVLTRLIARQAEMQYAYEDRIAELRAKVDRTTSRQLLDQEQFDQKLDQIMKRQTALESRATALGAMPDVTGSIPRSAPQRGDSNQGVVQGTPKPSPISDTVIFVAPPDREARLESRAPTVVAAPVNQFARNQGFDNVLVRLQTSLDQVERRQMAALSAVEDGMESRVRRMRGVVSDLGLNLASLEAAVPRTAMGGPFVPVKLTANAGPFEKQLYRINVTRTEMDRLNRTLALVPYRKPVIGEVEFTSGFGVRSDPFLGRPAMHTGLDFRAASGDPVRVTANGKVVSAGWSGGYGRMVEVDHGNGLSTRYGHLSEINVKVGEIVKIGQVVGLVGSTGRSTGPHLHYETRIDGEAVDPQKFLRAGVRLSAG
- a CDS encoding DUF5666 domain-containing protein, which encodes MSRRTPLVSRRLLLTGFWLAGTAIARAQVKRGTDQGIGGTGISRGDDHGIGGTGIVGVIQRFGSIYVNGERITYASDVPVRIDGEAASARALRIGQLARVVAMRQADGTLATRSITIASEVSGPIEAVKGNELTVLGQKVLSSGKESWRRAGTEVAVHGLRRTDGVIVASLVEQRRGASARVTGLVERGPDGLHIGGLKLSGVDPLLVGQRVQIEGSTSRGVMQAARTRIDDFSDLVGANRLSIEAYVQRVGSNLQFGSGLVAHDGSRFGPAAGEARMVVSGAFDRSRGLQIDSAQAVGQFPGSPMPSPGRNPGAPGRAPGSSILNPGSGRPPAGGQPAPGAPGTGSAPGPGPGPVPSGPGAPSGPGGMGPPGGPMGPGGGMGGGGFGGPGGGMGGGRR
- a CDS encoding DUF6502 family protein, whose product is MNAKPGTKAAAPQPNAAAKLHAPLARLLRPLVRLCIRSGMTFPALAQLLRELFINVAEHDFALEGKEQTDSRVSLLTGIHRKEVARLRGAGAPVHEAPAAVSLTSAVIARWLAAPEFTDAKGEPLALPRTAEGEAPSFEQLVASVTKDVRPRAVLDEWLDRKLVTINGDDEIELVEAAFVPSGEDDSKWHYLGRNLHDHIAAAAQNVSGPAPRFLERAVHYNNISPKLARRLEARSRELAMDALKTANREANRALAKDKGGDARWNFGIYIYSEDADDDSDGHEGSSS
- a CDS encoding glycosyltransferase, with protein sequence MNPTSETARRPSVLHIFKIYYPDLFGGTLTVIRDICASLKDRFDSAVLVCSQSAKRHEVVGDVEVERVRSFGNLLSLPAAPAYPWRLWRRIADHDLLALHAPFPLADLVFALGFGRKRPLVVHWHADIVTHAGLRWFVQPLMRRTLRHAKAIIVSDRVLVENTPLLREFEDKCHVVPFGIDTTTYDWPKIEPHHVNDRGRLVLACGRLVPYKGFDVLIRAAVNRTFEVWIIGEGVERPRLEQLIRELGVGDRVRLLGSVNDCERIKLMCMSDVFVMPSVTNAETFGLAQLEAMAAGRPVVNTALDTAVPHVARHGREAITVPPGDAEKLGDAIDTLIRDPERRRRMGLSARTRAVTRYSATSFKEGMEAVYRDAIGAPCNQAAPAAGWLDSVRIAAALAWSDMRHRYVRSLFGPFWMSLQMAIVVGVLGSVIGQMSNAGVLARLPMLALSMTAWTFLNGVVLDATTALQGSASLIRDRALPPVIFLLQCTFRQALFALHNACVPLILWLVLTPRNVSGALEAVPGLLLFIVCTFALSLVLGAMATRYRDLKPIIESTLMLAFLSSPVIWSSDMISHRSTVMRLNPLTHLFAVWREPLVGGHVDTTSIVYVLVALALLSLASALTLVQLRKAAFWI
- a CDS encoding ABC transporter ATP-binding protein, translated to MVSISLRNVCLDYPLYGAYDYSLKRRLLGRLIREPGEMRIIRAVDNVSIEAEAGSRIGLAGPNGSGKSTLLRLIAGVYPPSSGSVAIKGNVVPLLGLNAGVNLDFVAEDNIALLLRISGRKPSRAVIDEIWAFTELEERMQRLPLRMFSSGMLMRVLFATATAFPADILLLDEWLSVVDEHFAEKAQRRLLNLVSQAAIVIIASHDQPLLQRTCTRIINLDHGRIASTVAVEPTSGSNFELREKRA